One window of Campylobacter avium LMG 24591 genomic DNA carries:
- the mreC gene encoding rod shape-determining protein MreC encodes MKNKIFLILILSFLVFISLHYGENIKNNLLKINDMLVNSGYSVSDYIGNSISEHFNQAEQIRLLKEQNQKLEESNALVSTFANQLNLLLEDKNSTQYFPQVSLVRAISYVNINDYNRLWLSSTSFSGNKNRGLIYKGYTAGIVILKEGRPMALLQQDEDCVFSVYIGEQKVPGVLQGNGSDVRLKFIPKTQKIKAGDTVYTSGLDNIFFSGVPVGTVKSVIDDDIYQSAIIEPFAHIALPSYMYMVDNL; translated from the coding sequence ATGAAGAATAAAATTTTTTTAATTTTAATATTATCTTTTTTAGTTTTTATATCTTTGCATTATGGGGAAAATATAAAAAATAATCTCCTTAAAATAAATGATATGCTCGTAAATTCAGGCTATAGCGTGAGTGATTACATAGGAAATAGCATAAGCGAGCATTTCAACCAAGCAGAGCAAATAAGGCTTTTAAAGGAACAAAACCAAAAGCTAGAAGAAAGCAATGCCCTTGTATCAACCTTTGCAAATCAGTTAAATTTGCTTTTAGAGGACAAAAATTCCACTCAGTATTTCCCGCAGGTTTCTTTAGTTAGGGCTATTTCTTATGTTAATATCAATGATTATAACCGCCTTTGGCTTTCTAGTACCAGCTTTAGTGGCAACAAAAACAGAGGTTTGATATATAAAGGATACACAGCCGGCATAGTTATACTAAAGGAAGGCCGCCCTATGGCTTTGTTGCAGCAAGATGAAGACTGCGTTTTTTCTGTATATATAGGAGAGCAAAAGGTTCCGGGCGTTTTGCAGGGCAATGGAAGCGATGTAAGGCTTAAATTTATCCCAAAAACTCAAAAGATAAAAGCAGGAGACACGGTTTATACAAGCGGGCTTGATAATATATTTTTTTCAGGCGTTCCGGTAGGCACGGTAAAAAGCGTTATAGATGATGATATATATCAAAGTGCTATCATAGAACCATTTGCACATATAGCCTTGCCAAGCTATATGTATATGGTTGATAATTTATAG
- a CDS encoding rod shape-determining protein, with protein MIFDQVIGFFSSDMGIDLGTANTLVLVKDKGIIINEPSVVAVERERYGGKAKILAVGKEAKEMVGKTPANIEAIRPMKDGVIADFDMTEKMIRYFIEKTHRRKNFLRPRIVISVPYGLTQVERKAVRESALSAGAREVFLIEEPMAAAIGANLAIQEPKGNLVVDIGGGTTEIGVTSLGGLVISKSIRTAGDKLDMSIVNYVKEKYNLVIGERTGEEIKISIGSAYQLNKELSMIIKGRDQVSGLLSRVELTSEDVREAMRENLKEIVDALKVVLESMPPDLASDIVENGIVLTGGGALIRGLDKYLSESVRLPVYIADEPLLAVARGTGKILEEIALLKQLTNEE; from the coding sequence ATGATATTTGATCAAGTAATAGGTTTTTTCTCTAGCGATATGGGTATAGATTTAGGAACAGCAAATACTTTGGTTTTAGTTAAGGACAAGGGTATAATCATAAATGAGCCATCTGTTGTAGCTGTTGAGCGAGAAAGATACGGTGGCAAGGCTAAAATTCTAGCTGTTGGTAAGGAAGCTAAGGAAATGGTGGGCAAAACCCCTGCTAATATAGAAGCCATTAGGCCTATGAAAGACGGGGTTATAGCTGATTTTGATATGACTGAAAAGATGATTAGGTATTTCATAGAAAAAACCCACAGACGCAAGAATTTCCTAAGACCAAGGATAGTTATATCAGTACCTTACGGACTTACACAAGTTGAAAGAAAGGCTGTTAGAGAAAGTGCTTTAAGTGCTGGAGCAAGGGAGGTTTTTTTGATAGAAGAGCCTATGGCTGCAGCAATCGGTGCAAATTTAGCCATACAAGAACCTAAGGGAAATTTGGTTGTTGATATAGGTGGCGGAACGACAGAAATTGGCGTTACCTCGCTGGGCGGTTTGGTTATTTCAAAGTCCATAAGAACAGCTGGTGATAAGCTTGATATGAGTATAGTAAACTATGTGAAAGAAAAATATAACTTAGTCATAGGCGAAAGAACAGGGGAGGAAATCAAAATTTCCATAGGCTCAGCCTATCAGCTAAACAAAGAACTAAGCATGATAATCAAGGGTAGAGACCAAGTAAGCGGTCTTTTATCAAGGGTTGAGCTTACGAGCGAAGATGTTAGAGAGGCTATGAGAGAAAATTTAAAAGAAATCGTAGACGCCCTAAAAGTTGTGCTTGAGTCTATGCCACCGGATTTGGCCTCTGATATAGTAGAAAATGGCATAGTTTTAACCGGCGGCGGAGCCTTAATAAGAGGGCTTGACAAGTATCTATCAGAAAGCGTGAGACTTCCTGTATATATAGCCGATGAACCTTTGCTAGCCGTTGCTAGAGGAACGGGTAAAATTTTAGAAGAGATTGCCTTGCTAAAACAACTAACTAATGAAGAATAA
- a CDS encoding methyl-accepting chemotaxis protein, which produces MKSKGLSISAKLYLGFTCMIAIIVAVAGFSVLRIMFLDETLQTATNINSVISRQAINFRGSVHDRSILIRDAAIISNDPADLDKTLQDIRKLEEDYDKADVEFAKFIQKGMLNSQEKAMYDDINAIKKETMDTYAKIIELIKNSDKQGADELILQKAREQFINWLASINKVIDHYESKNQQLTNNALELISSFIPIMSIIIVLALILSFVIAFFIVRYIKHSVGGEPSYVKAVIAEVASGNLRIDIQSKFNDSILDSVKKMQAQLRETVQKIFSLANLINQRVDVVTDVFNNAQNATTTQSDLSLQSAKSINKLVDKTRAISKMTDETEQNSKNTKQICEESMISVQETAQGMETVAQSSTKTSEQISFLTEQAQTIGASTELISEITDQTNLLALNAAIEAARAGEIGRGFAVVADEIRALADKTGAATNQITAINQKIQEETVATAQAIEQSIPLIMQGKDLSDKMRDNMELILKQTNDSLLKAEEVNNEVAEQIKLLEEIEAMVNKNADISVQTQNTITQNRQTTQDLKDIARNLQQEVKLFKL; this is translated from the coding sequence ATGAAATCTAAAGGATTAAGCATTTCGGCAAAACTTTACTTAGGTTTTACTTGTATGATAGCTATTATCGTAGCAGTAGCTGGTTTTTCTGTACTTAGGATTATGTTTTTGGATGAAACCTTACAAACAGCAACAAATATCAACTCTGTTATTTCTCGTCAGGCAATAAATTTTCGTGGTTCGGTTCATGATAGGTCTATACTTATAAGAGACGCTGCTATAATAAGCAATGACCCGGCTGATTTAGATAAAACCTTACAAGATATAAGAAAACTAGAAGAAGATTATGATAAGGCTGATGTAGAATTTGCGAAATTTATACAAAAGGGCATGTTAAATTCGCAAGAAAAAGCGATGTATGATGATATAAATGCCATAAAAAAAGAAACCATGGACACTTACGCTAAAATCATAGAGCTTATAAAAAACTCGGACAAGCAAGGTGCTGATGAGCTAATCTTACAAAAGGCTAGAGAACAGTTTATAAATTGGCTTGCTAGCATAAACAAGGTTATAGACCATTATGAATCCAAAAATCAACAACTAACTAACAATGCTCTAGAGCTTATCTCATCTTTTATACCTATAATGTCTATCATCATTGTTCTAGCCCTTATCTTATCTTTTGTGATAGCCTTTTTCATAGTAAGATACATCAAACATTCAGTTGGAGGCGAGCCTTCATATGTAAAAGCTGTTATAGCTGAGGTTGCCTCTGGAAATTTAAGGATAGACATACAAAGCAAATTTAACGATAGTATTTTGGATTCTGTTAAGAAAATGCAAGCTCAGTTAAGAGAGACTGTGCAAAAAATCTTTTCTTTGGCAAATTTAATCAATCAAAGAGTAGATGTTGTAACTGATGTATTTAATAACGCGCAAAATGCTACCACAACGCAAAGTGATTTGTCCTTACAATCAGCAAAATCCATAAATAAATTGGTAGATAAGACAAGAGCTATATCTAAAATGACTGATGAAACAGAGCAAAATTCAAAAAATACCAAGCAAATATGCGAAGAAAGTATGATTTCAGTGCAAGAAACAGCACAGGGAATGGAAACTGTCGCGCAAAGTAGCACAAAGACTTCAGAACAAATTTCATTCTTAACAGAACAGGCTCAAACCATAGGTGCTAGTACAGAGCTCATAAGCGAAATCACAGACCAAACAAATTTACTAGCCTTAAACGCTGCTATTGAAGCGGCTCGTGCTGGTGAAATAGGACGCGGCTTTGCTGTTGTGGCTGATGAAATAAGGGCTTTAGCTGATAAAACAGGTGCTGCTACTAATCAAATCACAGCCATAAATCAAAAAATACAAGAAGAAACAGTTGCCACAGCACAAGCCATAGAGCAGTCCATACCTCTAATCATGCAAGGAAAAGACTTAAGCGACAAGATGAGAGACAATATGGAGCTTATTTTAAAGCAAACAAATGATAGCTTACTAAAGGCTGAAGAGGTTAATAACGAAGTAGCAGAGCAAATCAAACTACTTGAAGAAATAGAAGCCATGGTAAATAAAAATGCCGACATCTCTGTGCAAACGCAAAATACCATAACTCAAAACAGACAAACAACACAAGACTTAAAAGACATAGCAAGAAATTTACAGCAAGAAGTTAAGTTATTTAAACTATAA
- a CDS encoding 1-(5-phosphoribosyl)-5-[(5-phosphoribosylamino)methylideneamino] imidazole-4-carboxamide isomerase — MKTELIPALDLIDSKVVRLVKGDYKRKISYDEINPLHKLKEYEEMGARWIHLVDLSGAKDTSKRQLSLFKELIKNSSVNLQVGGGIRSKDEVKSLLDLGVKRVVLGSLAITEVKLCVEILQEFGGDSICLALDVVPSNDDFLIAINAWQEQSEQTLFETVSYYLQYGLKHMLCTDISRDGTLQGMNTKLYKDLAKTFASIQTQASGGLCDLDDLKNLNGVCGGIVAGKALLDGIFTVKEGIECLQNV; from the coding sequence ATGAAAACCGAGCTTATACCCGCACTTGATTTGATAGATTCAAAGGTAGTTAGATTAGTAAAGGGAGATTATAAAAGAAAGATTAGTTACGATGAGATAAACCCGCTTCATAAGCTTAAAGAATACGAAGAAATGGGCGCTAGGTGGATACATTTAGTTGATTTAAGCGGTGCAAAAGATACAAGCAAAAGGCAGCTAAGTCTTTTTAAAGAACTTATAAAAAACAGCTCTGTGAATTTGCAAGTAGGGGGCGGAATTCGCTCAAAAGATGAGGTAAAATCTTTGCTTGATTTAGGCGTTAAAAGAGTTGTGCTTGGCTCTTTAGCTATAACCGAAGTAAAGCTGTGCGTAGAAATTTTGCAAGAATTTGGAGGCGATAGCATTTGCCTTGCCCTTGATGTGGTGCCTAGCAATGATGATTTTCTAATAGCCATAAATGCCTGGCAAGAACAAAGCGAACAAACGCTTTTTGAAACGGTTTCTTACTATTTACAATATGGCCTAAAACACATGCTTTGCACAGATATTTCAAGAGATGGCACCTTGCAAGGTATGAATACAAAGCTTTATAAGGATTTGGCCAAAACATTTGCGAGCATTCAAACTCAAGCTTCTGGCGGGCTTTGCGATTTGGATGATTTAAAGAATTTAAACGGAGTTTGTGGCGGTATCGTAGCTGGAAAAGCACTTTTGGACGGAATTTTTACTGTTAAAGAGGGCATAGAATGCTTACAAAACGTATAA
- the hisH gene encoding imidazole glycerol phosphate synthase subunit HisH: MKLCIVDTNCANLASLHFSINRLGFKAVISSDIKELEKADKLFLPGVGTAQNAIYNLKKLNLLSFLKTNTKPLLGICLGMQILGEYSAELNQETLGIIPFKTMKFQEKEGFSLPHMGWNDVKSTHPLFKGLDGAYFYFVHSFCVGLNDFSIATCEYSQSFSAALAKDNFYGVQFHPERSAEAGELLLQNFIKDIG, translated from the coding sequence ATGAAACTTTGCATTGTAGATACGAATTGTGCTAATTTAGCTTCCTTGCATTTCAGCATAAACAGACTTGGCTTTAAGGCTGTAATTAGTAGCGACATAAAAGAACTTGAAAAGGCTGATAAGCTCTTTTTGCCCGGAGTTGGTACGGCACAAAATGCTATTTATAATCTCAAAAAGCTAAATTTGCTTTCATTTTTAAAAACAAATACAAAACCTCTTTTAGGAATTTGTCTTGGAATGCAAATTTTAGGCGAGTATTCAGCTGAGTTAAACCAAGAAACCTTAGGTATAATACCCTTTAAAACCATGAAATTTCAAGAAAAAGAGGGCTTTTCCTTACCTCATATGGGTTGGAATGATGTAAAAAGCACACACCCTCTTTTTAAGGGACTTGATGGGGCTTATTTTTATTTCGTGCATAGTTTTTGTGTAGGATTAAATGACTTTAGCATAGCCACTTGCGAGTATTCTCAAAGCTTTAGTGCAGCACTAGCAAAGGATAATTTTTACGGAGTGCAGTTTCATCCTGAAAGAAGCGCTGAGGCTGGAGAATTGTTACTTCAAAATTTCATAAAGGATATAGGATAA